The Candidatus Zixiibacteriota bacterium genome segment ACCTGGCCGGCCGGGCGGGGAAACGGTTTCGGACGCTGAAGCTCGAATATGAGTCGGGGAAGGCGCACCTGTTCGCGGCCTATGCGCTGACCGGCCTCGGCCGAAAGGACCGGGCCCGGGCGGCGTGGGCCAGAGCCGAGCAGGGGTTTGCCGCCCTTCGGCATGCCGGGTACCTGGGAACCCTGCACCTGCTGCGGACGGATCTCGACCAGGGATCGCCGGGGACGCGGCAGACCGCGCTGCGCGCGGCGCGCCGATGCTTCGACCGGGCGGCGCTGTTCTTCTGGCAGGCGGTGTGCGATCTGAAGGCGATCGAACTGAGCGGACGCACGCCGGTCTACCTGGCGCGCCTTCGCCGCAATCCGGCCGCGTGGTGCGTGCCCCATCTCTACGCCGCCTGGCAGGTGGCGGAGGGGGACCTTCACCTCGTCTCCGGGCGGCGGGCGGCGGCGCTCACGGCCTGGCGGAAAGCGGCCGACCGCCTCGATCTGGTCCGATCGGCGCTGCCGCCGATGGAATTGCGCAACCAATATGCGCGCGCGGCGAAGTCGCCGCACGAGCGCCTGGTAGAATCGTATTTCAGCGACACCCCGCGCGAGGCGGCGGCCTGGTCGGAAAGGGCCAGGACGGCCGGAATCTGGAACGCCGGCGCCCGACACCCCGCCCTGGCGGCCGCCCGCCGGCGGGTACAGCAGAGCCTCGGGGCGCTGTCGGCACGGGTGCAGACGCTGGCGCAGGAACTCATGATCCCCGCGCATCGGTCCATAGGTGCCGGCGCCGCTCTCCCCTCGGCCGCCCGGCTGAACTTCCTCCGCCGCGAGATTCGCGAGTGCCTGCTGACGATCGACCAGGCTCCAACGGCGGAGGCTCTCGACACCTCCCGATTGGGCGCCCGCATTGCGGCCGCGTCGCGGCAGGCGCCCATCGTGCAGTTTCAGGTAGCCGGCGGCGACATCCTCGCCTTTGTCCACGTCGGGGGAGAGGTCGCCACCCGCCGCTTTGTCGGCGGGCGGGAGCGCCTCGAGCGCCTGGCCGAGCGGTGGCGATTCTGCATCGAACGAAACGTCGTTCGCCACGCGCCCGCGCAGGAGAGCCGAACGCCGCTGGAGCAGGCGCTTTGGCGCGAGTTCGGCGCCTGGCTGTGGGCAGCGCTGGAGATCCCGGACGAGGCGGCACAGGTCATTATCGTTCCCGACGGTCCGCTGGCCAACCTCCCGTGGCAGGCGATCGAGTGCGACGGCGGGCTGTTGGGCGAACGCCACGCGCTTGTGCTGGCCCCCAGCCTCCGACACCATTGGTTCGCCCGCACCCGTCCGGGCGCCGGATTGCCGATACACCTCTTCCGCGGCGCCGGATCCGACCTGGCGTCCGCCCAGGGCGAACTTGCCCGCCTCGCGGCTCTTGCCCCCGGGCGCACGATCATGCATGCGCCCGCGACCCGGGCGTCGTGGCCGCAGGAAGGCGAATTCTTCATCTG includes the following:
- a CDS encoding CHAT domain-containing protein, with protein sequence MEANETDIAARRFLRTGSTGVHGESAVAAACEKLIQKAFRTSIRRALGLAERFHARAQAHGGRVLGQTAWRSLGRMHHFSGRHAEARHCYRAARTLCGDDLLIRGRIDRTLIDINMYLGNDRAAAAAGRAALRAFSALEAESDLAQTRVNLGNLYHRRDKPVEADRLYRQAALFFARSGNKLALARTNYNRANVLVQLFQMDEAEKLYRDALAAYTESGYELDACDTRYALAWLNLLTGRFHQALSDLAACEATYRTAGDPRGVALCLLDRAEVFLQLGLYRDALDLAGRAGKRFRTLKLEYESGKAHLFAAYALTGLGRKDRARAAWARAEQGFAALRHAGYLGTLHLLRTDLDQGSPGTRQTALRAARRCFDRAALFFWQAVCDLKAIELSGRTPVYLARLRRNPAAWCVPHLYAAWQVAEGDLHLVSGRRAAALTAWRKAADRLDLVRSALPPMELRNQYARAAKSPHERLVESYFSDTPREAAAWSERARTAGIWNAGARHPALAAARRRVQQSLGALSARVQTLAQELMIPAHRSIGAGAALPSAARLNFLRREIRECLLTIDQAPTAEALDTSRLGARIAAASRQAPIVQFQVAGGDILAFVHVGGEVATRRFVGGRERLERLAERWRFCIERNVVRHAPAQESRTPLEQALWREFGAWLWAALEIPDEAAQVIIVPDGPLANLPWQAIECDGGLLGERHALVLAPSLRHHWFARTRPGAGLPIHLFRGAGSDLASAQGELARLAALAPGRTIMHAPATRASWPQEGEFFIWHYAGHAQLVVENPFYSYLRLEDGPLFAADFQIRSCRVELATLAACRSGEEVTLPGEESTGFVRALLEMGARNVLAGRWPVLDQSTALYMEHFYAELLSSKSLVQAMHNAERRTRLKYPSAYHWAAFGLHGAGFLGEDHAKTP